One Scophthalmus maximus strain ysfricsl-2021 chromosome 9, ASM2237912v1, whole genome shotgun sequence genomic region harbors:
- the LOC118319837 gene encoding polyadenylate-binding protein-interacting protein 2 isoform X2 — MKDPTLGSVSAPNTSLGSGVILSSQFGSDDDPFAEYMWMENEEEFNRQVEEELWEEEFIERCFQEMLEEEEQWEWFIPSRDLPSPDPQDQISLMVLDADADFEINSSLNPNAKEFTPGIKKHVM, encoded by the exons ATGAAAGATCCGACTCTCGGCAGCGTCTCGGCCCCGAACACGTCGCTCGGCAGCGGGGTGATCCTGAGCAGCCAGTTCGGTTCCGACGACGACCCGTTCGCCGAGTACATGTGGATGGAGAACGAGGAGGAGTTCAATCGACAG gtggaggaggagctgtgggaggaggagtTTATCGAGCGTTGTTTCCAGGAgatgttggaggaggaggagcagtgggagTGGTTCATCCCGTCCAGGGACCTCCCCTCTCCGGACCCTCAGGACCAGATCAGTCTGATGGTTCTGGACGCAGACGCAGACTTCGAG atcaACAGCAGCCTGAACCCCAACGCCAAGGAGTTCACCCCGGGCATCAAGAAACACGTCAtgtga
- the neurog1 gene encoding neurogenin-1: protein MDSVYSDIDSNSCDFFPHTDDEDSGGSSSSSSRSPLCASPEPEQQQQPQKKRRRGRARGDGTVPVVRKNRRVKANDRERNRMHNLNDALDTLRGVLPAFPDETKLTKIETLRFAHNYIWALSETIRIADLQPGKSGDVPQLLLSLGGGAPSPGSDACSWSSSGSSSSSSPAYSASSPGSPSAPEDCGFRQQEALFGFRSFVPGIY, encoded by the coding sequence ATGGACTCCGTCTACTCCGACATCGACAGCAACAGCTGCGACTTTTTCCCGCACACCGACGACGAGGActccggcggcagcagcagcagcagcagccgcagccctCTCTGCGCGTCCCCGGagcccgagcagcagcagcagccgcagaaGAAGCGGCGCCGGGGACGCGCCCGCGGCGACGGCACCGTGCCGGTGGTGAGGAAGAACCGGCGCGTAAAGGCCAACGACCGGGAGCGGAACCGCATGCACAACCTGAACGACGCGCTGGACACGCTGCGCGGCGTCCTGCCCGCGTTCCCCGACGAGACCAAGCTCACCAAGATCGAGACGCTGCGCTTTGCGCACAACTACATCTGGGCGCTGTCGGAGACGATCCGCATCGCGGACCTGCAGCCGGGGAAGAGCGGCGACGTcccgcagctgctgctgagcctCGGCGGCGGAGCCCCGAGTCCCGGCAGCGACGCCTGCTCCTGGAGCTCCAGcggctcctcgtcctcctcctccccggcgTACAGCGCCTCCAGCCCGGGCAGCCCCTCCGCGCCAGAGGACTGCGGCTTCCGGCAGCAGGAGGCGCTGTTCGGCTTCCGCAGCTTCGTGCCGGGCATCTACTGA
- the LOC118319837 gene encoding polyadenylate-binding protein-interacting protein 2 isoform X1, with protein MKDPTLGSVSAPNTSLGSGVILSSQFGSDDDPFAEYMWMENEEEFNRQVEEELWEEEFIERCFQEMLEEEEQWEWFIPSRDLPSPDPQDQISLMVLDADADFEVGINSSLNPNAKEFTPGIKKHVM; from the exons ATGAAAGATCCGACTCTCGGCAGCGTCTCGGCCCCGAACACGTCGCTCGGCAGCGGGGTGATCCTGAGCAGCCAGTTCGGTTCCGACGACGACCCGTTCGCCGAGTACATGTGGATGGAGAACGAGGAGGAGTTCAATCGACAG gtggaggaggagctgtgggaggaggagtTTATCGAGCGTTGTTTCCAGGAgatgttggaggaggaggagcagtgggagTGGTTCATCCCGTCCAGGGACCTCCCCTCTCCGGACCCTCAGGACCAGATCAGTCTGATGGTTCTGGACGCAGACGCAGACTTCGAGGTCGGG atcaACAGCAGCCTGAACCCCAACGCCAAGGAGTTCACCCCGGGCATCAAGAAACACGTCAtgtga